The following coding sequences lie in one Notolabrus celidotus isolate fNotCel1 chromosome 20, fNotCel1.pri, whole genome shotgun sequence genomic window:
- the si:dkey-89b17.4 gene encoding zinc finger protein 646: MAMHDMSRAKGFPCKECDMVCPSTPSLLEHMKAHYQQEETGRFECEQCGRIYKHAASLANHKKSHEVGSFQCPVCTRTLPNAVALKNHLRIHTLSPSSAHAEEESEEVPEEASHDERDYSLAQDLSDGFGRSHLNNSGMGHSVLQGHETDDHRKKASPESDDAWDRPFKCDQCDRTYRHHGSLVNHKKCHQQGTFKCSVCFKQYSNLAALNSHERTHSKFKTPGASMVSSSSSSSLHNSERSSGAQSSQSDDTASCFCHLCQIALPNKADFQEHILLHNAASPSLGLPRSFPGIMPHNLSAVRTPGYTPALGDPLPLPPLPSEKRGPYDPIMGPPVNNPIYTCAYCGAGHPDLETLKVHYLTHDPHPASHSQDNSILNSDTLSSGSQGSVNSPSGGRVPQANSPDDGERRFKCGECGKSYRHAGSLVNHKRCHQTGHYQCTICCKQYPHLAALHSHLRSHKGRSANQPLGNDSNDWLSPEPLTLDSQQSYVQEGSGATTPISLPGNLGDAAHFVPDAGHSSGLDSLDFHDRFDGSSLSQSNSSHRQADRHVCADCGEMYGDVSGIKSHMCPRRGQQQPQQQPGNMSNGFMGNMNYHGSSGTSLPAGSSSNLKEGSSQRQYTQSGGKRMGSNDKDDDDGEVYQCSVCGNHYASLRALRSHLRSHANNPTAPGPSNIEQEWRMICSTCGQSFSRKQDLLNHQLIHGPQRQDGQQGGIGSSTSNGNNKMDGRNHICVDCGMFFADRHHLITHLCPGKNRGSSMSKQGHNGAKGMSGGDGVGGGVAGGSRDVGGDGRRPLVDQSDKPHKCDQCGRGYRHPCSLLNHKKSHKTGVFRCLVCQKRYYNLLALKNHQRTHFDLKRHKCEECGKAFKIQKQLINHLRLHEEHRAKGLVRSGPNGSRFQQAGPSQLQTMGGETSKGHGMGVKYSHQGFKKPYSSAGTSRPQKFDPSETGRRPFSCEECGKTYRHAGSLANHKNLHKIGEYHCNVCNSTYPNRLAMKNHLRLHFAQKKHNCQECGKGFRTQRQLATHTTAGLCKGPQGPGAQMDFECDGCCEGFSTADELAAHDCPAQHLPSSSSTNSSTNISMERSSVDLDSDERPYACDLCSCAYKHASSLLNHKHTHKTGNFRCNFCDKPYTNYMALRNHMRIHTQRKKHICHTCGKAFRLARFLRNHQKVHEEGATPFGCPTCGKSFQGRSGLARHRCGDNQVGMEVRRKATAPPGEGEECRYTCDQCGRSYRHASSLLNHKNTHTVGIYHCAVCLKTYSNLLALKNHRRIHSETRRHRCHDCGKAFRVSSQLYNHRRVHQKQRELTCRSCQRAFPTHASFRLHMEITHGQAPQPRQPRTQQPRPGGSQELGWGSGLDLTLMQEQGLNPSSMTKARSRGVNAEVIKPHVCDQCGRSYRHASSLLNHKNSHKTGTYFCNSCQKEFPNLMSLKNHRRIHTEPKRYQCPDCGKSFRVSTQLICHRRIHTKEKPFSCQQCDKRFSSKSNLRHHMKVHWSSTAPPPMAMGPANFLDLSPVGSTDGTRSFPCTQCGRSYRHASSLLNHKNSHKTGTYFCNSCQKEFPNLMSLKNHRRIHTEPKRYQCPDCGKSFRVSTALICHRRIHTKEKPFSCQQCDKHFSSRSNLRHHMKVHWRGPALSRGRLSAFLTVPSRPFM, translated from the exons ATGGCAATGCATGATATGAGTCGTGCCAAGGGTTTCCCCTGTAAAGAGTGTGATATGGTTTGTCCGAGTACTCCAAGTCTTCTAGAACATATGAAAGCACATTATCAGCAAGAAGAGACTGGACGTTTTGAGTGTGAACAGTGTGGTCGTATTTACAAGCACGCAGCTAGCCTAGCGAATCATAAAAAATCTCACGAAGTAGGATCcttccagtgtccagtttgtacTCGTACCCTCCCTAACGCAGTAGCATTGAAAAATCATCTTCGTATCCATACATTGTCCCCTAGTAGTGCGCACGCAGAAGAAGAGAGCGAAGAAGTACCCGAAGAAGCAAGTCACGACGAGAGGGACTACAGCCTCGCCCAAGACCTCTCGGACGGGTTTGGTCGCTCTCATTTGAACAATAGTGGTATGGGACATAGTGTCCTACAAGGCCACGAGACAGACGACCACAGAAAAAAAGCCTCCCCTGAATCTGACGACGCTTGGGACAGACCATTCAAGTGTGATCAGTGTGACAGAACCTATCGGCACCACGGTAGCCTAGTGAACCACAAGAAGTGTCACCAGCAAGGAACTTTTAagtgctctgtttgttttaaacaaTATAGCAACCTGGCTGCCCTAAATAGCCACGAGAGAACTCACTCGAAGTTCAAGACTCCCGGAGCATCCATggtgagcagcagcagtagcagcagtcTCCATAACTCGGAGCGCAGCAGTGGTGCCCAGTCATCCCAGAGTGACGACACTGCGTCCTGTTTCTGTCACTTGTGCCAGATAGCGCTGCCGAATAAAGCAGACTTCCAGGAGCACATCCTGCTGCACAACGCAGCCTCACCCTCCCTTGGACTGCCACGCAGTTTCCCTGGCATCATGCCTCACAATCTGAGTGCGGTTCGAACCCCAGGGTACACCCCTGCCCTGGGGGACCCTCTGCCCCTTCCCCCCCTGCCCAGTGAGAAACGAGGTCCCTATGATCCAATAATGGGTCCTCCAGTCAACAATCCCATTTACACGTGTGCATATTGTGGCGCAGGACACCCAGATCTGGAAACCTTGAAAGTCCACTATCTGACTCATGATCCCCACCCTGCCTCCCATAGCCAGGACAACTCCATCCTGAACTCAGACACACTTAGCTCTGGATCTCAGGGCTCTGTTAACTCACCCTCAGGAGGCCGTGTGCCCCAGGCCAATTCTCCAGATGATGGAGAGCGGCGCTTTAAATGTGGAGAATGTGGCAAAAGCTACCGGCATGCAGGGAGTCTGGTAAACCACAAACGCTGCCATCAGACAGGCCACTATCAGTGCACCATTTGCTGTAAGCAGTACCCACATCTAGCTGCGCTACACAGTCACCTAAGGAGCCACAAGGGACGTAGCGCCAACCAGCCTTTGGGTAATGACAGTAATGATTGGCTGTCCCCAGAGCCCTTAACCCTGGACTCCCAGCAGAGCTATGTCCAGGAAGGCAGTGGTGCTACAACTCCAATATCACTGCCAGGAAATCTTGGTGATGCTGCCCACTTCGTACCAGATGCTGGACACAGCAGTGGGCTGGACTCCCTTGACTTCCACGATCGCTTTGATGGCAGCTCGCTCTCCCAGAGCAACTCCTCTCACCGTCAGGCAGACAGACATGTATGTGCAGACTGTGGTGAGATGTATGGAGATGTATCTGGTATCAAGTCACACATGTGTCCCCGCCGTGGCCAACAGCAGCCCCAACAGCAGCCGGGCAACATGTCAAACGGTTTCATGGGCAACATGAATTACCACGGCTCAAGTGGAACTTCCCTGCCTGCCGGTAGCTCCAGCAACCTGAAAGAAGGGAGCAGCCAACGACAATACACACAGAGTGGAGGCAAGAGAATGGGGAGCAATgacaaagatgatgatgatggagaagTGTATCAGTGCTCTGTGTGTGGAAACCACTATGCTAGTCTCAGAGCCCTCAGGAGCCACTTGCGTAGCCATGCCAATAACCCAACAGCGCCAGGACCTTCCAACATAGAGCAGGAATGGAGGATGATCTGCTCCACCTGTGGTCAGAGCTTCTCTAGAAAGCAGGACCTCTTAAATCACCAGTTAATCCATGGCCCTCAAAGGCAAGACGGACAGCAAGGGGGAATTGGAAGCAGTACAAGTAATGGCAACAACAAAATGGATGGACGCAATCACATTTGTGTTGACTGTGGAATGTTCTTTGCTGACCGCCACCACTTGATCACCCATTTGTGCCCTGGTAAGAATCGGGGCAGCTCAATGAGTAAGCAGGGCCATAATGGAGCAAAAGGGATGTCTGGAGGAGATGGTGTTGGTGGTGGGGTTGCTGGAGGAAGTCGTGATGTTGGTGGGGATGGACGCAGGCCTCTGGTTGACCAAAGTGACAAGCCACACAAATGTGACCAATGTGGACGAGGATACAGACACCCCTGCTCACTCCTTAACCACAAGAAGTCTCACAAGACAGGTGTCTTCCGATGCTTGGTGTGCCAGAAACGCTACTACAACCTTCTGGCTCTCAAAAATCACCAAAGGACCCACTTTGACTTAAAAAG GCACAAGTGTGAAGAATGTGGCAAGGCATTCAAGATTCAAAAGCAGCTGATCAACCACTTACGTCTCCATGAGGAGCACCGGGCCAAAGGTCTTGTTCGGTCTGGCCCGAATGGATCCCGCTTCCAGCAGGCTGGCCCATCACAGTTACAGACTATGGGAGGAGAGACATCAAAGGGCCACGGGATGGGTGTGAAGTACAGCCACCAAGGGTTCAAAAAGCCTTACTCCTCAGCTGGAACTTCCAGGCCCCAGAAGTTTGATCCATCTGAAACTGGACGGCGGCCTTTCTCCTGTGAAGAATGTGGAAAAACATATCGCCATGCAGGCAGCTTGGCTAATCACAAGAACCTTCACAAAATTGGGGAGTATCATTGCAATGTTTGCAACTCAACATACCCCAACAGGCTGGCAATGAAAAACCACCTACGTCTCCACTTTGCCCAGAAGAAGCACAACTGCCAAGAGTGTGGCAAAGGCTTCCGTACACAGAGACAGCTAGCTACTCACACTACAGCGGGCCTTTGCAAGGGTCCACAAGGTCCCGGGGCTCAGATGGACTTTGAGTGCGATGGCTGCTGTGAAGGCTTTTCCACAGCTGATGAACTTGCAGCCCATGACTGCCCAGCCCAGCACCTGCCTTCATCCTCCTCAACCAACAGCTCTACCAACATCAGCATGGAGAGAAGCTCTGTGGACCTGGACTCTGATGAGAGACCCTACGCCTGTGACCTGTGCAGTTGTGCCTACAAACATGCAAGCTCCTTGCTAAACCACAAGCACACCCACAAGACAGGCAACTTCCGGTGCAACTTTTGTGACAAGCCCTACACCAACTACATGGCCCTACGCAACCACATGCGTATCCACACGCAGAGGAAGAAGCACATCTGCCACACATGTGGGAAAGCTTTCCGTCTGGCCAGGTTCCTCCGTAACCATCAGAAGGTCCATGAGGAAGGTGCCACCCCCTTTGGCTGCCCCACCTGTGGCAAGAGTTTCCAGGGGAGATCCGGTCTGGCCAGGCACCGCTGCGGGGACAACCAGGTAGGCATGGAAGTCAGGAGGAAGGCCACTGCACCcccaggagagggagaagagtgTCGGTACAC ATGTGATCAATGCGGCCGCTCTTACCGCCATGCCAGCTCCCTCCTTAACCACAAGAACACCCACACTGTCGGCATCTACCACTGCGCTGTGTGCCTCAAGACTTACTCCAACCTGCTTGCCCTGAAGAACCACCGCCGTATCCACTCTGAGACACGGCGCCACCGATGCCATGACTGCGGCAAGGCTTTCCGTGTTTCCTCCCAGCTCTACAACCACCGCCGCGTCCACCAGAAGCAGCGGGAGCTGACCTGCCGGTCCTGCCAGCGAGCCTTTCCTACACATGCCAGCTTCAGACTCCACATGGAGATCACCCATGGACAGGCTCCGCAGCCCCGCCAGCCCAGAACCCAGCAGCCCCGACCAGGGGGTTCCCAGGAGCTGGGCTGGGGGTCTGGCCTGGACCTCACCTTAATGCAAGAGCAAGGACTCAACCCGAGTAGCATGACCAAAGCCCGCAGTCGTGGGGTTAACGCTGAGGTCATCAAGCCCCATGTTTGCGACCAGTGTGGGCGTTCGTACCGCCACGCCAGCTCCCTGCTTAACCACAAGAACAGCCACAAGACCGGGACCTACTTCTGCAACTCCTGCCAGAAAGAGTTCCCCAACCTAATGTCCCTAAAGAACCATAGACGGATCCACACCGAGCCCAAACGCTACCAGTGCCCTGACTGTGGCAAATCGTTCCGGGTGTCCACCCAACTCATCTGCCATCGACGAATCCACACCAAGGAGAAGCCGTTCTCCTGCCAGCAGTGCGACAAACGCTTCTCCTCCAAGTCCAATCTGAGGCACCACATGAAGGTGCACTGGAGCTCCACGGCGCCCCCTCCCATGGCTATGGGTCCGGCCAACTTCCTGG